In Lathyrus oleraceus cultivar Zhongwan6 chromosome 2, CAAS_Psat_ZW6_1.0, whole genome shotgun sequence, the DNA window TTTTTCCACAATTGTGTAACATAGAAGGTTATATATTATGGCCATTTAATGTGCAAATTTGTAGTAAGGTTTATCTATTTATTGCTTCACCCTCTCGAATTTATGGAGAGCAATGAACATGACGCAACACCTTAACGCTCAATATAGCATTTAATGTTGTACTATAACCGACGTAACCTAATTAATGCAATTTCAATATTTTTAAGCTTCATTAATTTTAAACGTAAGGATTACTATAATCACACTCAACATAGTTTTGAAGTATTTAATTTGTATTTTTTACTATGTTTTTATGTCCTTTATTTTTcttataattaaatattttttattgttCTATGTAGGGCATGGGACAGAATGAATGAGAATTATATGTTTATTAGCGTTAAATATTTAActcaattttatttttttaatacaCAAAAAAAATAAATACTATACTATACTATAGAATTGAATTAAATTAACTATATAAAATTTTATTACTAGAAAAGAAAATCATAGTACAGAACATGTTACAACTTTAAGAAACGTAGATAAATTTAAACACTCTTATATATACATAAATATGATACATTAGGTTAGTTTCTAATGAGTCACACAATGACTTTCTAACAGTCAAATTAAAAAACTATTAAGAGGTAGATTAAACACTACTAGTACTACCTTTTTGTTTTgaattatataataataataataataataataatctaaaAATAAAAGATAACAACATAGGATTATTCATTAATTGGAGCAAAGAGAAGTagttgttgtttttgttgttgaaGATTGCGATGATTTATGACAAGAAACTAAACCTTGTTCTCTTCAAAAATTTAGAAGGATTCTGATCTGGTGGTGGATGCATGAATTTGCAATTAGGGCAAGAAGGTGACGATTTGCAAAGCATTACCAACATGTGACACTTCATACAAACCGTTGCTATCATTTCTTTGTAATCACCATCTGAGTTGTCTGATGAAGATAACCATGAAGGAGTTGTTGTTGAatcctttttcttcttcttctcgAAATTCTCGTAATTAAtttcttcttttttcttcaatGTTTCGCTCGTCAAATTAAGCTCTAGGTCTAAACTTATTGATGATTTTTCAGGTAAAAGCCATTCTCTCTTTGATTCTTGTGTTTTCATATTCACTTTTGTGTTACACAATGACTGCatgacaaaaataaaaaatatattaaataaaaaatactaATATATTCAAAGAGACAGAAAAATCATATacgtgtatatatatatatatgtgtacCTGAAGGGTGAGATATTGTTGCCATTTATCAGAAGGTAATGGTGTATTGAGATGAAgttcaatatcaaagaaggaTTTTGTTTTAGGATGATCATGAGTTTGATGATCCTTGAAGAATTCTTGATGAGTGAGTGAATGTTCCCATTTTCTCTTTTTTTGAGAAGCTTCAAAATCTTTGGGAGATTCTTTTTTTGGAGTCATGGTGAGTGCTTTGTGAAGTGAAACCATAGCTTCTTAAATTTCTCTGTGCTGTAGAAGTAGTGAAATGTTTGATGAGTTTTAGGTGCTTATATAGTAGTGAAAATTTTGgatatttattattattattattttttatgatgTGTCATCCAAGTGGATTATTTTTTATAGTACATGAACTCATTCACCTACCTATATTAAATATCTATATTTATATATTGATTAGACTTTGGCTATTTGGTATTTTGTTCTTGTActatattttaaatttaattttaatttttgaaatataaataatatttctattttaaaattctCATTGAAAAATGTTGAAAAGGGTAGTTACACAAAAAATATCTatttttttatgataaaaaaattATATGGAGTTAACATAACATTTTTAATTACTTTGGAAAGGTAGTAGTGAGAAATGGACTGGTACAGCTTTCCATATCTGAAGTACTTCTTTGCCATGAGGGACAGGttgaaaatatgaaaaataagTATATGTTAAAATATGTTTATGAgaaaatattaaatattaaaatttatGCAAGTTTTTTGAGCAATAATTTTAAGTATAAATTAAAATTATCTTCTATATGTCTTAGTTTTATATTTTCAGTTCCACGCAAAGTTGAAAGATATTCTTAAGAAATTTAACAATATTCAACATGCATATCAAATTACATTTAAATAGTTATTGAATTCAATAACttttttatttaatataaataaattattgaTCTGTATATAAAA includes these proteins:
- the LOC127121289 gene encoding uncharacterized protein LOC127121289, giving the protein MVSLHKALTMTPKKESPKDFEASQKKRKWEHSLTHQEFFKDHQTHDHPKTKSFFDIELHLNTPLPSDKWQQYLTLQSLCNTKVNMKTQESKREWLLPEKSSISLDLELNLTSETLKKKEEINYENFEKKKKKDSTTTPSWLSSSDNSDGDYKEMIATVCMKCHMLVMLCKSSPSCPNCKFMHPPPDQNPSKFLKRTRFSFLS